A window of Bacillus sp. DX3.1 genomic DNA:
ATTAGAAGTGAAAAATTTAAAAACTCATTTTCCCATTAAAGGCGGTGTGTTTGGGAGAACGATTGGTCATGTGAAAGCGGTAGATGGGGTAAGCTTTACGATTGATAAAGGTGAAGTATTTGGTCTTGTTGGTGAATCTGGGAGTGGAAAAACGACAATTGGTAAAACAATTCTTCGCCTCGTTCAAAAAACAGAAGGTGAAGTGAAATTTAAAGGCCGAGATGTTCATTCATTATCGAAAGAAGAATTGCGGAAGCATCGTCCCAATATGCAGCTTGTGTTCCAAGATCCATTTAGTTCATTGAATCCGCGCATGCGAATTGGGGAAGCACTCGGAGAACCAATGTTGGCACATGGCTTAGCGACAAAAGAAAATGTCCGTGAAAAAGTATTAGAAGTACTGGAGCTGTGTGGGTTAGCGTCATATCATATCGATCGCTACCCGCATGAATTTTCCGGGGGACAACGCCAGCGTATTGTGATTGCAAGAGCGATGGTACTGAATCCAGAATTCGTTGTCGCGGATGAACCAGTTGCGGCATTAGATGTATCGATTCAAGCGCAAATTATTAACTTGTTTAGTGAGTTGCAGCAGAAAAAGGGATTATCGTATTTATTTATTTCACATGATTTAAGTGTTGTGGAGCATTTATGTACAAAAATCGGGATTATGTATTTAGGGATGATTGTGGAAACGGCCTCTCGTGATGAATTGTTTGCAAATCCACTTCATCCGTATACGAAGGCACTTTTATCAGCTGTACCAATTCCAGATCCAACTGTGAAGCGTGAACGAATTATTTTACAAGGGGATATCCCAAGTCCGGCGAATCCTCCGTCCGGTTGCCGTTTTCATACACGTTGCCCATTTGCAACGGATATTTGTAAGCAAACCGTACCGGAATTCCGGGATATTGGGGAAGATCACTTTGTTGCTTGTCATCATGTATAAAGAAAAGGACTCTTTCAAATTTGAAAGAGTCCTTTTTCTATGGTTCTTTTACCAAGCATGAACTGTCCGTAAAAGCCCAATTGGTTCAACTATATATATCCATTTTGATTTTTCGACATATATATGGATAACAAAAGGTGACGTGTACTCGTTTTCTCTCCCACCTAAAAAGAAGGGTTTTATGTCGGTTTTTTAATTTGTATTTATATAATTTATTTATTCGATGATGTTTGTTTTAACACATACTGTTTAATGGCATGAGCAACGCCATGTTCATCATTTGTTAATGTGACAACATCACATAATTTCTTTACATCTTCCTCAGCATTACCCATAGCGACAGATAATCCAGCTACTTCTAGCATCGGTACATCATTAAAGTTGTCTCCGATAGCAATTGTATCTTGCATTGGAATATCGAAATAAGAAGCCATTTCTTGTAATCCATTGCCTTTATGCCCATGTTGATCCATAATTTCTAAATTCGTTGGGGCAGATGCTGTGACCATAATTGCTTGATCTTTTTGTAAAGATTGCAGTACTTGTGAGCGATGCTCAGCATCGAATGTCAAAATAAAGAATTTCGAGATTTCTAAAGTTGGATCATTGACAACATCTTCAATATTTTTAAATGAAGTAATTAAATTTGATTTTTGTTGTTTTTCTGTAATTCTTTCTATTTCTTCAATTGTAACATCAAGAGAATGCTTATTAAGTTCAAAGGCATGTAGCACTTGTTCTTTCCAATTGTGCGGAGCATATACACCTTTGTTTGTATAAAGCTTATATGGGAATCCTTCAGATTCTAGTAACTTAGCAAGCCCGTATACTTTATCTTTTTGTAAACAACGTGCATTAATTACGTTTCCGTCTACATATACAATTGCCCCATTGCTTGCTCCGACTGGAAGTGATAATTGATATTCTTCCAATAGTTTTAAAGCATCTTCTTTTGCACGACCAGAACAAATCATCACAATATGACCTTCTTCTTTGGCATTGCGAATGGCTTGTAAATTTTCTTTGGAGATTTCAAGCTTAGATGATAGTAGTGTACCATCCATATCTAGTGCGATTAATTTCAAACTGATCACCTCTTTGTTTTTATTATACATAGTTAACTGGAGGAAACATACAAACTTATCTTAGGAGGGGATGATAATTTTTCCATTACGACTAGCATTTCTATTATTTCAAAGTTAGTTTATTAATAGTTTTGTACAGTCAGGGATTAAATAGAGTGAAACTGTTGTATATAAATCCATTTTGATTTTTCGACATATAAGCCGCGGCTATGGATGACAAAAGGTGACCTGCACTCGTTTTCTCTCTTTGTTTTCACTATGTCTGGGCAGGAAAAGGATCTGACCGCTTCTATGCATAGCCGGATGCTCTCTCCTGCCTAAAAAGAAAGGTTTTATGTCGGTTTTTTAATTTGTATTTATATAGTAGAGAGTTATTACCTGTTAGGGAGGGGATAAAATCATATATTATATTGAAATAAAAGTAGTAGGAGAGACTGTAATGACTCTTCCTACTACTTTTTATTTCCTTTTGTAACCTTAATGTTACATTAATATTACAAAGACAGATTTATTGGAAATGCTATTATATAAGGGTTTTTAGACTTATAAGAATAATATCGTAAAAAAAATGTAATAAATTTATCTATTTTTATTGCAGGATAAAAAAACTTATGTTACATTAATGTTACAAACGTTACACAAGTTAATTAAATGTAACGTTGAGATGAAATCTATGAATAAAACATTTCTTAAAAATTACACATAAATTGAAATTACATATAAATATCTATCAATAAGGAGAGAGCAAATATGAAAAACGAACAAGTATTAAAACTAACAAAAATGGACTTATTAGGATCAGCAGGAGTAGCAACAGCAGTGACAGCATTAATCGTATTTCTTTCAAGCGCTTTAGTATAATAAACCACGATTTTGTGCATGAAGTAGAACGGAACGAATGTTACAAAATAAAAAATAGATACAAATTGAAGGGAGAATGGGGAATATGAAAAACGAACAAGTATTACAAGTAACAAAGATGGACCTTTTAGGATCTGCAAGCGGAGCAGCGGTATTAACAGCACTAATTGTATTTCTTTCAAACGTTTTAGTATAATAAACCACAATTTTGTGCATGAAGTGGAACGGAACGAATGTCACAAAATAAAAAATAGATACAAATTGAAAGGAGAATGGGGAATATGGAAAACGAACAAGTGTTACAACTAACAAAGATGGACCTTTTAGGATCTGCAAGCGGAGCAGCAGTATTAACGGCATTAATCGTATTTCTTTCAAACGTTTTAGTATAATAAACCACAATTTTGTGCATGAAGTAGAACGGAACGAATGTCACAAAATAAAAAATAGATACAAATTGAAAGGAGAATGGGGAATATGGAAAACGAACAAGTGTTACAAGTAACGAAAATGGATTTTTTGGGATCTGCAAGCGGAGCAGCGGTATTAACAGCACTAATTGTATTTCTTGCAAATGTATTAGTTTAATGAAGATAGATGAAAAGAGTGTCTCATATATTATCAAGACTCAAATTTTAAAAATGCTTAAAGAATAAAGACCCTAACATATAGGATTAATATGTTAGGGTCTTTTTGTGCAATAATATATAGAAATAAAATATACTTTAGGTTGATGGATGTGGGGTGCTACCTCAATATCCATCACTAATCAAAGTTTCACTTTATCTGCTTTATTCTAAAGAATTTCTCTTCTTAATCCAATGATCTGACGTAGGAAAGGTCACGTTTCCAAGAACGACAGCATTTTTAGCACCTGTAGCATTTGGGACGTTACTTGCATTACCATGGTAGGTTTCATTTGCAAGAAGAGCGAACGCTACAGCTTCTTTGGCTTCCGAAGAATATCCTAACTCCTCTTGAGTGTAAACTTGAATCGATTCCCCGAGTAGTGACTGAATCATTTTTAGTAAAGTTTTATTGTAGCTGCCACCGCCTCCAATAATTACTTCATCGATTTTAACTTGTGGGAAGATGAATTTGCGATAGTTCTCTACAATAGATTTTGCTGTAAACATCGTTACAGTCGCTACTATATCATGGCTTGAAATCGAATTAAATTTCTTTAATAGTATTTCAACATATTGTTTACCAAACAATTCTCTACCCGTTGACTTTGGGGGAGGGCTCATAATATAAGGATGATTTATACAGTATGATAAGAGCTGTTCATTTATTTTTCCTTGTTTAGCTAAATTACCACCTTCATCGTATCCAATGTTAAACAATTGGCGACATACCTCATCAATAATCATATTTCCAGGTCCTGTATCAAAGGCATACATGTCATTTAGTGAAGCTTGCTTGGGTAAAACTGTTACATTCCCAATGCCTCCTATGTTTTGTAGCAATCTTCCCTGTGTTTCACTTCGATAAAGAACATATTCAGTATAAGGTACCAGAGGAGCTCCCTGTCCACCTGCCGCCATGTCCATAGTACGAAAATTAGATATTACGGTTGTGTTTGTTTCGTAAGCAATTACCGAAGGTTCTCCAATCTGTAGCGTTGAGGGTACCCAGTTTTGTTCTTGCAAAGGCTGATGGTAAATAGTTTGTCCGTGGGATCCTATAAGATCCAACTGTTCTAAAGGAAGTCCGGCTTTCTCGCAAACTTCCTTTGTTGCATCTGCAAATAATTTTCCTAGCTTAAAATTTAAACTACAAATTAACTGTACGTTTGATGTATCTACAGACAAAGACTGTATAATTTCTTTTTCAACATCCTTTGGAAAAGGATATGTTACAAACTCAATCATTTCTATTTCAGTCTGTAGGCCACTATTATTCATACGAACAAGTGCGGCATCAATACCATCCAATGATGTTCCAGACAT
This region includes:
- a CDS encoding DUF3948 family protein codes for the protein MENEQVLQLTKMDLLGSASGAAVLTALIVFLSNVLV
- the anmK gene encoding anhydro-N-acetylmuramic acid kinase AnmK; the protein is MYIVGLMSGTSLDGIDAALVRMNNSGLQTEIEMIEFVTYPFPKDVEKEIIQSLSVDTSNVQLICSLNFKLGKLFADATKEVCEKAGLPLEQLDLIGSHGQTIYHQPLQEQNWVPSTLQIGEPSVIAYETNTTVISNFRTMDMAAGGQGAPLVPYTEYVLYRSETQGRLLQNIGGIGNVTVLPKQASLNDMYAFDTGPGNMIIDEVCRQLFNIGYDEGGNLAKQGKINEQLLSYCINHPYIMSPPPKSTGRELFGKQYVEILLKKFNSISSHDIVATVTMFTAKSIVENYRKFIFPQVKIDEVIIGGGGSYNKTLLKMIQSLLGESIQVYTQEELGYSSEAKEAVAFALLANETYHGNASNVPNATGAKNAVVLGNVTFPTSDHWIKKRNSLE
- a CDS encoding DUF3948 family protein; its protein translation is MKNEQVLQVTKMDLLGSASGAAVLTALIVFLSNVLV
- a CDS encoding oligopeptide/dipeptide ABC transporter ATP-binding protein — its product is MSEPLLEVKNLKTHFPIKGGVFGRTIGHVKAVDGVSFTIDKGEVFGLVGESGSGKTTIGKTILRLVQKTEGEVKFKGRDVHSLSKEELRKHRPNMQLVFQDPFSSLNPRMRIGEALGEPMLAHGLATKENVREKVLEVLELCGLASYHIDRYPHEFSGGQRQRIVIARAMVLNPEFVVADEPVAALDVSIQAQIINLFSELQQKKGLSYLFISHDLSVVEHLCTKIGIMYLGMIVETASRDELFANPLHPYTKALLSAVPIPDPTVKRERIILQGDIPSPANPPSGCRFHTRCPFATDICKQTVPEFRDIGEDHFVACHHV
- a CDS encoding Cof-type HAD-IIB family hydrolase, with the protein product MKLIALDMDGTLLSSKLEISKENLQAIRNAKEEGHIVMICSGRAKEDALKLLEEYQLSLPVGASNGAIVYVDGNVINARCLQKDKVYGLAKLLESEGFPYKLYTNKGVYAPHNWKEQVLHAFELNKHSLDVTIEEIERITEKQQKSNLITSFKNIEDVVNDPTLEISKFFILTFDAEHRSQVLQSLQKDQAIMVTASAPTNLEIMDQHGHKGNGLQEMASYFDIPMQDTIAIGDNFNDVPMLEVAGLSVAMGNAEEDVKKLCDVVTLTNDEHGVAHAIKQYVLKQTSSNK
- a CDS encoding DUF3948 family protein translates to MKNEQVLKLTKMDLLGSAGVATAVTALIVFLSSALV
- a CDS encoding DUF3948 family protein → MENEQVLQVTKMDFLGSASGAAVLTALIVFLANVLV